Genomic window (Streptococcus suis S735):
TACAACTGTCATACCCGATAGCGCAGCATTTTCATCTACTACTTGGCCGAGATAGGTTAAGTTTACCTTAGCTTCCTTAAGTTCGGCTAAAAGTTGTTGCGCACCCTCACTAGCAAAAAAAGTTGTCAAAGACTTAGCAATAACCTGACCAAGACCTTCTAGCGAAGCAATTGCTTCTTGATCAGCAAATGCTAGAGTTTCTAAATCACCAAATTTTTCTACTAAAATCTTACTTGCCTTACTACCTACATGGCGAATACCTAGTCCAAATAGGAGGCATTCTGCTGAGTTACTCTTAGAAGTTTGAATGGCTTGATAGAGCTTGTTAGCTGATTTTTCTTTGAAACCTTCCAAGGTCAATAGGTCATCAACAGTTAATTTATAAATATCAGCAACATCGTGTACCAAGCCTGCTCCAAAGAGTTTTTCAACGATTGAAGACCCTAGCCCTGCGATATTCATAGCATCCCGACTTGCAAAATGTTCCAACTTACTCATCAGCTGGCTAGGACAAATAGGGTTGATACAGCGGAGGGCAACTTCGTCCTCATAGTGTTGTAGGTCGCTCTGACAAGACGGACAATGACTAGGAATGGGCATGATTTCTTGCTCTTTTCGATACTTGTCCACCACTTTCAGAACTGCTGGAATAATATCTCCCGCCTTATAAACAATGACCGTATCGCCAATACGAATATCTTTTTCGGCGATATAATCTACGTTATGCAAAGTTGCTCGACTGACAGTCGTTCCTGCCAGTTGAACAGGACTAAGATTGGCCGTTGGTGTCACAACACCTGTTCGGCCAACAGTCCAATCAACCGACAAGATTTCTGCTTCTTTTTCCTCAGCTGGAAACTTGTAAGCTACTGCCCATCGTGGCGCTTTAACTGTAAATCCTAGTTCTTCTTGTATAGCTAAATCATTTACCTTGATGACAACACCATCTATCTCATAGGGTAAATCATCTCTACGCTCTGCTATTTTTTCAATAAAATCCCACGTGTCATCAATCGACTCCGCCAAGCAATATTCGTGGTTGGTCACAAATCCCAGAGCATCCAGTTTCTCCAGTACTTGTGACTGACTAGTCGCTTCAGATGGACTAGCCTCTTGGTAGAGGAAAGTAGCGAGACCACGCTGGGCCACCACTCCCGTATCAAGCTGGCGGAGGGTCCCTGCTGCTGCATTACGCGGATTAACAAATTCAGCTTCACCAGCCTCCTGACGCTGTTTGTTAACACGGTCAAAGGAAGCTTTTGGCATATAACACTCACCTCGGACAGTGATGTCCACAGCTTCGGGTAAGGTCAAAGGAACATCAGCCACTCGTTTGAGATTTTCTGTGATATTTTCACCGACACTACCGTCACCACGTGTAGCACCCACGACTAAATTACCCGCTTCATAGGTCAGGGAAATAGACAGACCATCAATCTTCAATTCACAGATATACGTTGCTTGAGGAAATTCCTTGCGAACTCGCTGGTCAAAAGCTTCTAACTCTTCACGAGAAAAGGCATCCTGCAAACTAAAAAGAGGATAAACATGACTATATTTTTCAAATCCGTCTAGCATCTTTCCCCCGACCCGATGGGTAGGACTATCTGGTAAAATCAGTTCTGGATGAGCCGTTTCTAGCTCTACTAATTCACGATAAAGCGTATCATATTCTGCATCTGATACGCTAGGTTGGTCCAATTGATAATACTCTTTAGCGTATTGATTGAGCACGCTAACTAATTCTGATATTCTTGTTTTCATAAGAATATTATATCATGATTTGAGGGTGCGAACTATATTTGCGCTTCAATAAAAACAGATTCCTTTAGATAATTTTTAGTAAAAAATGTATAATGTTTATATAAAATTTTTGGAGGTGCCCTATGGCTGTAACTTATAAACGACAAGATGATTTAGAAAAGATGCTGGAAGAATTTGCTTCATTTGAAAAATTGGAAGAAATTGAGTATCCAGATCCAAAATCAAAAGAACATTCCGAGAAAAACAACTTGAATCAGGATAAAAAATAATATGCTTGGTCTTGATCAATTACCTACCTCCGTCCTACAGGCGGGGGCTATTTTCCTATCTATCATGATTGAAGCATTGCCCTTTGTCTTGATTGGAGCTATTATTTCAGGTTTTATCGATGTGTTTATAACACCAGATAAGGTTCGTAAACTCTTACCTAAAAACAAGTTTCTTGCCATTCTATTTGGAACCTTTATCGGCTTCATTTTTCCGTCTTGCGAATGTGGTATTGTCCCTATTGTCAATCGGCTATTAGAGAAAAAAGTGCCGAGTTATACTGCTGTTCCCTTTTTAGTAACGGCGCCTGTGATTAATCCTATCGTCCTTTTTGCAACCTTTACCGCTTTTGGAAATTCCCTACTTTTCGCACTCTATAGAGCCCTAGGAGCCATCATTGTATCCCTAGTATTGGGAATCATTCTTGGTTTTTTCGTAAAAGGACCAATTCTTAAAGGAAGCAAGTTTGACCATCACCAGCATGATTATTCAGATAAAACCAGCTGGCAAAAAGTTGGCTTCGCACTTATTCATGCCATTGATGAATTTTTTGATACGGGACGTTACCTAGTCTTTGGTTGTCTATTTGCCAGTCTCGTACAAGTCTATATTCCAACCGCTGTCCTGACTACCATCGGTCACAGTCCATTAACAGCTATTTTACTGATGATGTTGCTGGCCTTTCTTCTTTCCCTATGTTCCGAAGCCGATGCCTTTATTGGTGCATCACTACTATCCAGCTTCGGATTCGCCCCAGTAATGGCTTTCTTAGTTATCGGACCCATGGTGGATGTTAAAAACTTGCTCATGATGAAACATTATTTCAAAGGGAAATTTATAGTCGGTTTTATCATTACTATCACTCTCGTTATTTTGGGATATAGTCTGATACTTGGAGGTGTAGTATGATTCGTTTTTTAATTCTTGCAGGTTACTTTGAAATGACCATGTATCTTTATATCTCTGGAAAATTAGACCAATACATTAATCTGCACTATAGCTATCTAGCCTATCTATCCATGGTTTTATCTTTCATACTTGCCATCGTACAATTGTATGTCTGGGTAAAAGAAATTCGAGTACATAGCCATTTAAAAAGCAAAATTGCCAAACTATCAAGCATTGGACTATTGCTCATTCCTCTTGCTATAGCCTGGCTCTTTCCTACGGTAAGCCTGGATTCAACAACTGTTGCTGCCAAGGGCTATCATTTCCCACTAGCAACAGAAAACGATACTAATACACAAAACCAAGAAGGGGCGACTGTTCAGTATCTCAAGCCTGATACTTCTATTTATTTTACAAAATCTGCCTATCAAAACCAGATGCGTGAAATTGCTGATAGATACTTGGCTGAAGAAACCATTGTCGTTACTAATGAAAACTATATGGAAGTGATGGAAGCAATCTACGACTATCCTACGGAATTTTCAGGAAAAACGATTGAAATGATTGGATTTGTCTACAATGACCCTGACAATAGCCAGCAATTTTTCCTTTTCCGCTTTGGTATTATTCACTGCATTGCTGATTCTGGGGTATATGGCTTACTCTCTACGGGGGCTACCACAGAATTTCCTAACAATACTTGGGTAAAAGCCAGAGGAACAATCAAGGTTTCCTACCACACATCGTTGAAACAAAATCTCCCAACACTTGAATTACAATCGATGGTTCAGATTGAGCAGCCAGATTCTCCGTATGTCTACCGTGTTTTCTAATAATTCCAACTAAAAAAGTGAATTTTCTGACAATTTGTGGTATACTATTAATGATATTCAACAGATAGGAATGAAATTATGTCATCACATGTATTGTTTACAATTTTTGGTGCTAGTGGCGACCTTGCCAAACGCAAACTCTATCCATCCCTCTTCCGTCTTTATAAGGCAGGCCATATCCGAGAAAATTTTGCAGTAATTGGTACAGCTCGCAGACCCTGGACCAAGGAATTTTTTGAGCAAACCGTCATTGAATCACTAGGTGATCTGCCTGACACACCACGTCAAGCTCATGAATTTGCAAATCATTTCTACTACCAAAGCCACGATGTCAATGACACGGAACATTATGTAGCTCTTCGTAAATTGCAGGACGACTTGTGTGAAAAATACAATACCCAGCACAACAAGGTCTTCTTCCTCTCTATGGCACCTGAATTTTTCGGAACCATTGCCAAACACCTCAAATCTGAGCAAATCGTTGATGGACAAGGTTTTGAACGCTTGATAATTGAAAAACCTTTCGGAACTAGCCTTGCTACAGCTACCAAACTCAATGATGAATTGGCAGCAGCCTTCAATGAAGACCAAATCTACCGTATCGACCATTACCTAGGCAAGGAAATGGTGCAAAATATCTTTGCGGTTCGCTTTGCCAATATCATTTTTGAGCATATTTGGAACCGCGATTACATCGATAACGTCCAAATTACATTTGCTGAAGCGATTGGTGTTGAGGATCGTGGAGGCTACTACGATCATTCTGGCGCCTTAAAAGACATGGTGCAAAACCATGCCCTTCAAGTTCTTTCCCTTCTAGCAATGGATAAGCCAGCCAGCTTCAAGGAGGAAGATGTCCGCGCTGAAAAGATTAAGGTCTTCCAACACCTTCGTCAGCCTTCTGATGAGGACCTCAAACGCAACTTCATCCGTGGTCAATATGCAGCAGGTTCCATTGACGGAAAAGACTACGTTAGCTACTTGGATGAACCAAATATTGCCGAAGGTTCTCAGACAGAAACCTTTGCAGGAGGTGTCTTCTTCGTTGATACTGACCGTTTCCGTGATGTACCTTTCTTCTTCCGTACAGGTAAACGTCTGACAGAAAAGGGCACGCGCGTGACCATCACCTTCAAGCATGCGGAAGATATTTTTGGTCAACCTTCCGAAGCCAATGTATTGACCATCTTCATCCAACCAACTGAAGGCTTCATGCTCTCTATCAACGGTAAGGAAGTTGGTTCCCATTTTGCTCTTACTCCTGCCAAACTCAACTTCCGCCACAATGCAACTGCTCTTGGAAATTCACCCGAAGCCTACGAAAAACTCTTTTTCGATGTCCTAAATGGTGATTCTACTAACTTTAGCCATTGGGAAGAAGTGAAAGCAAGCTGGAGCTTGATTGACCGCATTGTTGATTTGTGGGCAAGCAACCAAGTCCCACTCCACACCTATCCAGCTGGAACTATGGGACCTGAGGCAGCCTTTGATTTGCTAGAAAGCTACAGTTGCAAGTGGGTTTGGACACCTGATGTCTGGTATCGTGAACGTGGTTTATTGAAATAGTCATTTAGTTTAGCTTTGATTACTTCGTTAACTCGCTTTGCCGTACTCCACGAAAGTGACTTGCTTCGCATGTCTTATTTCCAACCTAGAACAGCCTCTAGGCTGTTCTAGCAACCTGCACCTCGTTGCCTTGTACTAAAAGCAAACTAAACGACTACATATAAAAACTGGAGCAATCCAGTTTTTTTGGGAGATATTTATGACTGAAATGAACATCATTCTCACCCAACTTGAAGTAGCCAGCCATGCTGGCACCCTCAAGCGTTATGAAAAAATTGGCGAAACTAAGCCCTACTACGGAGTTCCAATGGGAGCTATTTCTGGTATCGCCAAGGCCTATAAAAATCGACTGGACTTATTTGCCCCACTCTGGCAAACAGGTGTCCTAGAAGCACAATATTTAGCTATTCAAGTTGCCAAGGCTAAACCTAACCAACTTCCCCAAGCTGACCTAGAGAATTGCCTCAATGAACAAATTTCGGTCAATGTCCTCGATAAATTGGCTTCCATTATCCTCAGCAAACGCAAGGATAGCAAAGACTGGGAAGAATACTTACTCATCCAAGACCAGGCTATTTTTCAACGATTAGGTTGGTTCCTTCGTGCCAAATACTTTGCTGGAAGAACTGCCTCAAATCAAGAAATCGAAGAATCTCTAGACCATATTCGCCAGCATTTGCAAACCGCTGACCCGCTTGTCCAATGGACCATGAACCAATGCTTAGTGGAGATTGCAGTTACCTATCCTGACTACCTGGAACAAGGTCTTGCAATTGGTCAGGAATTGGCCGTCTATGCGAACATGAAAGTTCCAAAAGGCTGCACTTCTGCCTATGCACCAGACTGGATAGAAGCGTTGTTGAGGAGGAAATAAGATGCAACATAAAGGAACTCAGATTTTAGAAACAGAACGTCTAATTTTACGCCCTTTTCAAGCAAGCGATGTTGAATCAGTTTTCCAAAACTGGACTTCAGATGAAAAGGTTACCACCTATCTGACCTGGCCAACGCATCAGACACTCCAAGATACTGAAGACTATGTCCAGTTCTGTCTTCAATCCTATTCACAGGAAAAAACATACAGGTGGGTAATTGAGCTCAAAGAAAATCAGCAACCCATTGGAGATATTTCCGTTGTCAGCCTTGATGAAAGAGTTCAAGCTGCCGAATTAGGTTGGGTGTTGGGCAGTAAATGGTGGGGGCAAAGTTATATGGCCGAAGCTCTTGAAGCTGTTAATCACTATTTATTGGAGGAAGTGGGCTGTTTACGGATTACAGCTGTTCACGATAGTGAAAATCGTCCTTCTGGTCGTGTCATGGAAAAAGTCGGTATGACCTATGAAGGAACTCTCCGCCAAGCCGCTCGAAACAATCGGGGTATTGTGGATATTGCCATTTACTCACTGCTGCATACAGATAGAAAAAGTCGCTAGTTCATTGAACTAACGACTTTTTTCTATACCAATCCTTCCAATAGCCCACGCATGAATTCTTCGGATTTGAATTCACCGATGTCATCGATTTTCTCACCGAAACCAATTAGCTTAACTGGTATATCCAGTTCCTGACGGATGGCAAGAACGACACCACCCTTGGCTGTACCGTCTAGCTTGGTCAAGACTAGCCCAGTCAATGGAGTAATTTTTGCAAATTCCTTGGCTTGACTGAGGGCGTTTTGACCTGTGGAGGCATCCAGTGCTAAGAGGGTTTCATGCGGTGCATCAGGTAGGGTCCGTTTGATGATGCGACCGATTTTTTCCAGCTCTGCCATGAGGTTTTCTTTATTTTGCAAGCGACCTGCTGTATCAATCATGAGAATATCCACGCCTTCTGCCACGGCACGTTTTACCCCATCAAAAACCACACTAGCTGGGTCTGACTTTTCAGGTCCTGTGACTACTGGCACATCGACACGGCGACCCCACTCGACCAGCTGGGCTACCGCACCCGCACGGAAGGTGTCCGCTGCGACCAACATGACCTTCTTGCCAGCTTGCTTGTACTTGTAGGCTAACTTACCGATAGACGTCGTCTTCCCAACACCGTTGACACCGACAAAGAGCATGACTGTCAAATCATCTTGGAAATTGATTTGCTCACTGAATTGACCGTCTTTTTCGTAAATATCCACCAATTTTTCGATGATAACACGACGGAGTTCATCTATCTTCTTGGCATTTTGTAGCTTGGCTTCATAGCGGAGCTCCTCTGTCAGCGTAGAAGCAACTTGCACACCTACGTCTGACAAAATCAGCATTTCTTCCAACTCTTCGAAAAATTCTTCATCAACCGAACGGAAATTGGCAAAGAATTCATTGAGCCTTGCCCCAAATCCTGTACGCGTCTTTTTCAAGGTACGCTGGTACTTGTCCTGTTCACTTTCTTGCCCTACTGGAGCAACTTCCTCAACAGGCTCTTCCTTGACCTTGGTTTGAATAGCAGGGTCAAAGCCTTGTTCCTGCGCTTCCTTCACTCGAGCCGCAGCGGCTTCTTTGGCTGCATAATATTGAGCCATCATGTCTAAGGTCCGTTGTTTCTGAGCTTCTTGTTCGGCTGTCAATTCAGTCTCTGCTACTTCAGACTGGAACTTTTCCATTTCTTGAGTAGCTGACTCAACTTCAGTAGTTACTGTATCTTCGCTAGAAGCCGACTGCTCCCTTTCCACTTCTTCAACAAGAGCGACTTGCTCCTCTTGTTTTTTTTGTCCAAATAATCGATCAAATAATCCCATACTAGTCCTCATTCAATACATAGTGCTCGATGACCCAAGCAATGCCATCTTCATCATTGTTTTTTGGCAGGACAAGGTTGGCCGCAGACTTGATTTCATCAGTCGCATTAGCCATGGCAACACCCAGACCAGCCCATTCAATCATCGAAAGATCATTTCCTTCATCGCCACAGGCCATAACTTCTGACTGATCAATCCCCAGATGTCCAATCAACTTAGCCAAACCATTTGCTTTATGAACACCTTTTGGACTCCATTCGAGCAGAATATCACGCGATTTGAAAATCTCGAAACGCTCGTGAAGTTCCGCAGGAATTTTTGGAATTTGTCCATCCAAAAAGTCTGCTGCCACAGCTGAAACTGCCTTATTGTAGACAAAATCTTCTGGCATTTCCTCATCGCTTGCCACAATTTTATTAAGCAATGGATTACAAGTTAGATAAAGTGATTCATGGGCTGATGGTAGAGAATAGACATCGCCACCATAGAGAACATCCAGAGGAAGGTCCAAGTCATTTGTCACACGACTGATGGTGCGCACATCTTCAATGGTGAAGCCAACCTTATCCAAAACTCGACCTGTATTTTCCTGGACTAGACCACCGTTAAATGTAATCGAATATTGATTCTCCCCTAACAGATCTAGTTCTTCTAGAAAAGTACCGATAGCTTGTAAAGGACGCCCTGTTGTCAGAACTACATAAACTCCACGCTCACGCGCTGCCTGCAAGGCCTTTTTATTAGCTTCTGAAATCCGTTTGTCCGATGTCAGAAGTGTTCCATCTAAATCCAATGCAATCAACTTAATTGCCATTTACTTCCTCCTCTAAATAGGCTAATACTGCTCCATCATTGCAATGACCAATCATCCAATCTGCCTGGGCCTTCACTTCCTCTCTTGCATTTTCTGTCGCAAGAGCCAGACCAGCAAAGTCAAACATATCCAAATCATTTTGATTATCACCAAATGCCACTACATCCTGACGGGTAATTCCAAAATGAGCACAGAGATGACTCAATCCAACTGATTTATTTGAACCATTTGGAATTATATCAATATTGTCAAAACCAGTTGTCATGGCCGTTACACCTTCAAATGTATCATTTAACCATCGTCTAGCATCGTCCATTTCCTCAGGAGAAAATTTGGCATTGATTTTTATAATCTCTTCTCGAACTTCTTCAAATGTGTCTACCAATCGAAAATGTGCGTAATAATTCGTCATCGCTTCTAAAAACTGAGGCTCAGCATTTTTTAATAAATAAAAGTTTTCGAGGCCAGACAGCACCATGGAACGACTGCTACCAAAGGGACCTGCATCAATACCTGCGATAATCGGCAGATAAATTTCAGGACTAATTGGATCATCCATAAAGATAGTCTGCCCCTGATATTCAACGATTGAACCATTTTCAGCTACAAACCCGATTTCATCTACAAAATCTTCAAAAACAAGTTTCAGGCTTTGCATAGATCGCCCACTTGCTGCCACAAATAAATAACCTTTTTCTTTGAACTGATTCAGTATACGACGAAACCGTTCCTTATCAAAACTATGGTCTTCTCGTAAAAAGGTACCATCCATATCACTGGCGTAAATTTTGTTAATCATAATTTCTCCACATCTTTCAGCTTAACGGAAACAATCTTGGACACGCCAGATTCCTGCATGGTCACCCCATACATGGCATCCGCTGCCGCCATGGTCCCTTTACGGTGGGTCACGACGATAAACTGACTCTCCTTATCAAAACGGTTGAGGTAGTCGCCAAAACGTTTGACATTCGCCTCATCCAAGGCTGCCTCCACCTCATCGAGAATTACAAAAGGAATGGTCTTAACACGGATAATGGAAAATAGCAGAGCGAGGGCCGAAAGGGCTTTTTCGCCACCTGACATAAGATTGAGAGATTGAATTTTCTTACCCGGAGGTTGAACAGAAATCTCCACACCCGCAGTCAATAGGTCACCTTCTGTCAAAATCAAATCCGCTGAACCACCGCCAAACATTTGTTTGAATGTCTGCTTAAAGCTTTCACGAATAGCTTCAAAAGTAACCTTGAAGCGCTCTTTGACTTCATCATCCATCTCGTGGATAGTATCTAGTAGTAAATCACGCGCCGACAAAATATCTGTCCGTTGCTCATTGAGGAAGGTCAGACGGTTATTGACCTCGTCATACTGCTCAATAGCATCCAAATTGACTGGACCCAAAGCACGAATAGCTCTTTCTAGGTCTTTGAGGCTTTGTTCAGCAACTGCAAGATTCTCAACTTCCTTGGCCTGAGACTGAGCAGCTTCAAAACTCAATTTGAAATGCTCGGTCAAATTACCAAGTAAAGTCCGTAATTTATCGCCCGCTTGCTCACAATCCGCCTCTAACTTAGCCTGCTTACGGATCAAATCATCATTCTTAGTCCGAGCTTGTTGCAATCTTTCTTCCAAGTCTTCAAACTGCCCATCAATATCTTCCAACTCAAACTTTAAGCGAATTAGAATCTGATTGGTCTGGTTTTGCTTATCAGATGCGGCCTGCAATTGTTCTTCAAGAATCTCAATACTAGTATCTTCAAGAGCTTCTAACTTCTGGTCAATCATATCCTCTAAAAGAGAAATTTCCTTATCTGCAACCACTTTTTCTTCTTGCAAACGTCTCAGATCTGTCTGTTCAAAACGAAGTTGGCTAGTCAGTTCAGCTTGTTCCAAAGTTAGTTGACCCTTCTGAGTCTGTAGTTTCTGCAAGCTTTCTTGAATACTGTCGCGATTATCACGGACTTGATTGATTTGTTGATCCAAGGCTAGTTTTTTCTCATTCAAGGCTTGGACATTTACTTCTTCCTTAGCAGCAGCCTCTTCTAGCTCAGTCAAAATGGTCGGACTAACCTGACTCATTTGCAGGTCATACTGGGCTGATAGCTGAGCCAGTCTATTTTCTGCCTGTTCCTGATGAATCCTTGCGCTCTGCTGGTTCAATCTAGCTTCTTCCCCCTCCGCCTTAATCGTTTCCAAGGCTTCTCTGGTTTGGTCTAAGCTAGTTTTCTTAGCTGCAACCAAGCTTTCTTGCTCCTGCAACTGGCTAGACAGCTCTGCTATTTCTCCTAAAAGAGCATCCAGTTCTGGTTTGATAAAGGTCGTGCTGTTATTTCGATTGCTACCACCAGCAAAGGCTCCACCAGGACGGATTTCCGCTCCATCCATGGTCACCATACGCACTTGAAACTTGGTCGCACGCGCCGCCTGGTTGGCATGGTCAATGCTATCAAAAATCGCAATAGTGCCTAGCAAATTTTGGAAAATCGCATCTAAATTTGGCTGATAAGTCACCAAATCACTTGCAAGCCCCAAGAATCCTTCTGAAGATTCTAGTAAAGAGACTTGCTGTCCAGAAAGCTGACGTGGCTTGATAGTTGTTAGAGGTAAGAAGGTTGCCCGTCCTTGCCGTTTTTCTTTCAAAAATGCGATAGCTCGTTTAGCAGTCGCTTCATCTTCAACGATGACGTTTTGACTAGCACCGCCAAGAGCAATTTCCAAAGCCGTTTGGTAACGAGTATCAAAGGTCAATTGTTCACTGACTGCTCCAATAATTCCTCCTAAGCTTGGTGCCGCCTGTAAGACAGCCTTAACCCCCGCGTAAAAATTGGAGTGATTTTTTAAAATAGCTTCTAAACTAGACTGACGAGCCTGCTTGCCTTTCAACTGATCCAGCAAATCAAACAAGCGACCTTGCTCAGCCTGATAAGCAGTCTGGACTTGATCCAATTCTGTTTTTTTGGTCTGATAGCTCTCAAGCAACTGGCGTAACACGTGATCAGCTTCTTCTAAACTTTTCCGACTCTTATCAAGTACTTCTTGAGCTGTTTGTTTTTCCGTCTGCAAGCGTGCCAAGTCTTCAGATTTACTCTCTGAAAGACTGATTTGATTGGCAATATCCTGCTGAATCTTGGTCAGACTGTTTGAAGCTTCTGCCTCTTCCTGCATCAGAGCAACATACTGTTCACGCAGATGATCTAAAACCTGATCAGGATCTTCTGAAAAGTAGGAAATTTCTTTGTCTACCGCAGCAATATCGTCTTTCAAGCTAGACAAGGAACTATCTAATTGCGCAAGCGTTTCTTGCTTTTGCTCAATCTGTTCTGCCAACTGCTCTCGTCTAGTCAACAAGTTTTCCAAGCGCGCCTGCGCTTCTTGACGACTTGATTCGTTTTGACTAGATTCCAGTTTATGGACCTCAATTTTTCGCTCCAAATCACTGATTAACTTGGTCAAATCCAACAGAACTGCCTGTTCACGCTCCAATTGTTCTGAAAGGCGGTGGCGCTTCTCTTTCAAGTTCAGATTTTCTTGCTCCAGCTCAGAACGCTGTTTGTAGTAGCTAGTCAATTCAGTTTTGACAGACTCTAGTTCGGCCTCTTTTTCCGATAACTTTTCCTTACCAAGCGACAACTGAGCCACCAAAACATTTAAGTATAATTCCTTACGTTGACCATCTAATTCTAGAAATTTCTTAGCAGTTTGTGCCTGTTTCTCTAATGGTTTGACCTGATTATCTAATTCGTAGATAATATCGTCCAAGCGGTCCAAGTTGTCCTGGGCCTGTGCCAACTTACTTTCTGTTTCTTTTTTACGCGTCTTGTATTTTAAGACCCCTGCCGCCTCTTCAAAAATAGCACGGCGTTCCTCAGGCTTGGAATTGAAAATTGCTTCAACCCGCCCTTGTGAAATGATAGAGAAAGAATCACGTCCCAAGCCCGTATCCATGAAAAGATCATGAATATCCCGTAGACGAACCTTTTGCCCATCAATCAAGTACTCACTATCACCAGATCGATAAATGTGGCGTTCTACCTTGATTTCTTTCTGTTTATTGGCGATAAAACCTGTGCTATTATCCAAGGTCACGACAACCGAGGCATAGTTAAGAGCCTTGCGACTTTCTGTTCCCGAAAAGATGACGTCTGGCATCTTGCCTCCACGTAGGCTTTTAGCAGACGACTCTCCCAAGGCCCAACGTAGACTTTCTGTAATATTGGACTTGCCAGAACCATTCGGTCCTACAACAGCAGTCACTCCACGATCAAAGACTACCTTAGTCTTATCCGCAAAGGACTTAAAGCCCTGCATTTCAATTGATTTTAGATACATACCTATCCTCTAGCCTCCACAGCATTTTTGGCGGCGGCTTGTTCAGCTAATTTCTTAGAGCGACCACGACCACGACCAATCACACGCTGATCAGCAGATACCTCCACTTCAAAGGTCTTATCATGGGCAGGTCCAGACTCAGCTATTACTTGATACGAAATAGCAATCTCACCATTGACCTGCAAAATTTCCTGCAAAGCAGTCTTATAGTCGGTCACGCGCTCAAAATTCCCTTTTTCTAAACGAGGAATCATGACCTTATGGATAAATTCCTCCACGGTCTTTTCCCCTTTGTCCAATAGCAGAGCTCCTAAGAACGCCTCGAAAGCATCTCCTAAAATAGTATCGCGATTTCGCCCTCCAGACTTCTCTTCCCCCTTACCAAGACGAAGAAACCGATCAAAACCACAAGCACGTGAAAAACCAGCCAAAGACTCCTCACGTACAAAGGTCGAACGCAACTTGGACATCTCACCTTCGGGTCTATCAGGATATTTTTGATAAAGATATTTGGAAAT
Coding sequences:
- the rnc gene encoding ribonuclease III, encoding MKDLHAKLLADFGIDFSDLNLLETAFTHTSYANEHRLLKISHNERLEFLGDAVLQLMISKYLYQKYPDRPEGEMSKLRSTFVREESLAGFSRACGFDRFLRLGKGEEKSGGRNRDTILGDAFEAFLGALLLDKGEKTVEEFIHKVMIPRLEKGNFERVTDYKTALQEILQVNGEIAISYQVIAESGPAHDKTFEVEVSADQRVIGRGRGRSKKLAEQAAAKNAVEARG
- the smc gene encoding chromosome segregation protein SMC encodes the protein MYLKSIEMQGFKSFADKTKVVFDRGVTAVVGPNGSGKSNITESLRWALGESSAKSLRGGKMPDVIFSGTESRKALNYASVVVTLDNSTGFIANKQKEIKVERHIYRSGDSEYLIDGQKVRLRDIHDLFMDTGLGRDSFSIISQGRVEAIFNSKPEERRAIFEEAAGVLKYKTRKKETESKLAQAQDNLDRLDDIIYELDNQVKPLEKQAQTAKKFLELDGQRKELYLNVLVAQLSLGKEKLSEKEAELESVKTELTSYYKQRSELEQENLNLKEKRHRLSEQLEREQAVLLDLTKLISDLERKIEVHKLESSQNESSRQEAQARLENLLTRREQLAEQIEQKQETLAQLDSSLSSLKDDIAAVDKEISYFSEDPDQVLDHLREQYVALMQEEAEASNSLTKIQQDIANQISLSESKSEDLARLQTEKQTAQEVLDKSRKSLEEADHVLRQLLESYQTKKTELDQVQTAYQAEQGRLFDLLDQLKGKQARQSSLEAILKNHSNFYAGVKAVLQAAPSLGGIIGAVSEQLTFDTRYQTALEIALGGASQNVIVEDEATAKRAIAFLKEKRQGRATFLPLTTIKPRQLSGQQVSLLESSEGFLGLASDLVTYQPNLDAIFQNLLGTIAIFDSIDHANQAARATKFQVRMVTMDGAEIRPGGAFAGGSNRNNSTTFIKPELDALLGEIAELSSQLQEQESLVAAKKTSLDQTREALETIKAEGEEARLNQQSARIHQEQAENRLAQLSAQYDLQMSQVSPTILTELEEAAAKEEVNVQALNEKKLALDQQINQVRDNRDSIQESLQKLQTQKGQLTLEQAELTSQLRFEQTDLRRLQEEKVVADKEISLLEDMIDQKLEALEDTSIEILEEQLQAASDKQNQTNQILIRLKFELEDIDGQFEDLEERLQQARTKNDDLIRKQAKLEADCEQAGDKLRTLLGNLTEHFKLSFEAAQSQAKEVENLAVAEQSLKDLERAIRALGPVNLDAIEQYDEVNNRLTFLNEQRTDILSARDLLLDTIHEMDDEVKERFKVTFEAIRESFKQTFKQMFGGGSADLILTEGDLLTAGVEISVQPPGKKIQSLNLMSGGEKALSALALLFSIIRVKTIPFVILDEVEAALDEANVKRFGDYLNRFDKESQFIVVTHRKGTMAAADAMYGVTMQESGVSKIVSVKLKDVEKL